The Flavobacterium marginilacus genome window below encodes:
- a CDS encoding DUF1572 family protein, with translation MSTTTSYLESVKKQFLYYKMLGEKAMEQLEPEQLFVSVNEDTNSIAVIVKHLAGNMLSRWTDFLTTDGEKETRNRDGEFENDLQTKEQVLTEWNTGWDCFLGALDSLQPEQLSEIIYIRNEGHTVIEAINRQLAHYPYHIGQIVFYAKQLKKDEWNSLSIPKNKSANYNADKFAQEKSIKNFTEEEFRRMK, from the coding sequence ATGAGCACAACCACATCCTATCTTGAAAGCGTAAAAAAGCAGTTTCTCTACTATAAAATGCTCGGAGAAAAAGCGATGGAACAATTGGAACCGGAACAATTATTTGTGTCCGTAAACGAAGACACGAACAGCATTGCCGTGATAGTAAAGCACCTTGCTGGAAACATGCTGTCGCGCTGGACAGATTTCCTAACCACTGATGGCGAAAAGGAAACCAGAAATCGTGATGGCGAATTTGAAAATGATTTACAGACAAAAGAGCAAGTACTGACTGAGTGGAATACTGGATGGGACTGCTTTTTAGGAGCATTGGACAGTTTACAGCCCGAACAGCTTTCGGAAATTATCTATATCCGAAATGAAGGACATACTGTTATTGAAGCCATCAATAGACAGCTGGCGCATTATCCGTATCATATCGGGCAGATTGTTTTTTATGCCAAACAGCTTAAAAAAGACGAATGGAACAGTCTTTCGATTCCTAAAAACAAATCAGCTAATTACAATGCTGATAAATTTGCTCAGGAAAAATCAATCAAAAATTTTACTGAAGAAGAATTTAGACGAATGAAATAA
- a CDS encoding DNA topoisomerase IV, whose product MKKLILLFPLLSLLSCYDVERNCKDFKNGKFKFEYEIDGVKKTTMFERNDSIEIETFEGKTDTSTVRWVNDCEYILQKKHPKNKAEEKAISMKILTTSKNSYTFEFGMVGSNSKQKGTVVKIAD is encoded by the coding sequence ATGAAAAAATTAATCTTACTCTTTCCCTTGCTCTCACTATTGTCCTGTTATGATGTGGAGCGCAACTGTAAAGATTTCAAGAATGGAAAATTTAAATTTGAATACGAAATTGACGGCGTAAAAAAAACAACGATGTTTGAGCGCAATGATAGTATTGAAATTGAGACTTTTGAAGGTAAAACAGATACTTCTACCGTTCGCTGGGTGAATGACTGCGAATACATTTTACAGAAGAAACACCCGAAAAACAAGGCTGAAGAGAAAGCGATCAGCATGAAAATTTTGACTACCTCAAAAAATTCCTATACCTTTGAATTTGGAATGGTAGGATCCAATTCGAAACAAAAAGGAACTGTTGTTAAGATTGCAGATTAG